A region from the Coffea eugenioides isolate CCC68of chromosome 9, Ceug_1.0, whole genome shotgun sequence genome encodes:
- the LOC113782390 gene encoding pentatricopeptide repeat-containing protein At5g27460-like, producing the protein MDQEHFLSGSDQEKYRLKEKYLAVIVQMKQNRIPRNVLSYNLWMNACAELSGVGSAEEVYKEMIHDKNVVMGWSSLSTLANIYQKSGAVNQAFWALREAENKLSSCNRLGYLFLSTIYTSLNRKDEVVRLWKASKGVKGRITCANYMCIFSCLMKLGDIKEAENIFLEWESQCRTIDIRVPNIVLGAYMRNGMMKKAESLFIYSLNRGGCRNYKTWEIFTEGWVRSNEMDKAIDTTRRSLSTLEYLPLVLLFSSVCILI; encoded by the exons ATGG ACCAAGAACATTTTCTTTCTGGTTCAGACCAAGAAAAGTACCGCTTGAAAGAAAAGTACCTCGCTGTCATAGTGCAGATGAAACAAAATCGAATACCAAGAAATGTCCTATCGTACAACCTTTGGATGAATGCGTGTGCAGAGCTGTCGGGTGTTGGATCAGCTGAGGAGGTTTACAAAGAAATGATACATGACAAAAATGTTGTGATGGGATGGAGCTCTTTATCTACTTTGGCAAATATTTACCAAAAATCAGGAGCAGTTAACCAGGCTTTTTGGGCACTGAGAGAGGCAGAAAATAAACTATCTAGCTGTAATCGCCTTGGTTATCTATTTTTGTCAACAATCTATACCTCTTTGAACAGGAAGGATGAAGTTGTGCGGCTCTGGAAAGCTAGCAAAGGGGTAAAGGGCAGAATCACATGTGCGAACTACATGTGCATCTTCTCATGTTTGATGAAACTTGGTGATATTAAAGAAGCTGAAAATATATTTCTTGAGTGGGAGTCACAGTGTAGGACAATTGATATTAGGGTGCCAAACATTGTTCTAGGCGCATACATGAGGAATGGCATGATGAAGAAAGCTGAATCATTATTTATCTATTCATTGAACAGAGGTGGATGTCGAAATTATAAAACTTGGGAGATATTCACGGAGGGATGGGTAAGGAGCAATGAAATGGATAAAGCTATAGATACAACGAGAAGATCCCTTTCTACGTTGGAATATCTGCCTCTCGTTCTATTATTTTCTTCTGTTTGCATCCTCATATAG